A region of Streptomyces sp. WMMC500 DNA encodes the following proteins:
- a CDS encoding MarP family serine protease → MNVLDILLVAAAVWFAVVGYRQGFVVGILSVCGFVGGGLLAIYLLPVVWDLVTDGAALGPTAAFGAIVLVLIAASVGQGLTTHLGNQLRQYITWSPARSLDATGGALVNVAALLLVAWLLGTALASTTLPTVAREVRASKVLGGVAEVMPKSADTWFDEFSSVLSENRFPQVFAPFQSERITNVPAPDPALVGSPVVEQARDSIVKVVGTAQSCGKVLEGTGFVFAPQRVMTNAHVVGGVDEPTVQIGGEGRLYDGEVVLYDWERDIAVLEIPELDAPALPFDQEDAGRGDDAIVAGFPENGGFDVRAARVRDRITANGPDIYRRGTVNRDVYSLFTLVRQGNSGGPLLNPEGAVVGVIFARSMDDQDTGYALTVDEVRDDIERGRTATRRVDSDSCAM, encoded by the coding sequence GTGAACGTGCTGGACATCCTGCTGGTGGCGGCGGCCGTGTGGTTCGCCGTGGTCGGCTATCGCCAGGGCTTCGTGGTCGGCATCCTGTCCGTGTGCGGGTTCGTCGGCGGCGGGCTGCTGGCCATCTATCTGCTGCCGGTCGTCTGGGACCTGGTCACCGACGGCGCCGCCCTCGGCCCGACGGCCGCGTTCGGTGCCATCGTGCTCGTCCTCATAGCGGCCTCGGTGGGTCAGGGACTCACCACCCACCTCGGCAACCAACTGCGGCAGTACATCACCTGGTCCCCCGCCCGCTCCCTCGACGCCACCGGCGGCGCGCTGGTCAACGTCGCGGCGCTGCTGCTCGTCGCCTGGCTGCTCGGTACGGCGCTGGCGTCGACGACGCTGCCGACCGTCGCCCGCGAGGTGCGCGCGTCGAAGGTGCTGGGCGGCGTGGCCGAGGTGATGCCGAAGAGCGCCGACACCTGGTTCGACGAGTTCAGTTCCGTGCTGTCGGAGAACCGCTTCCCGCAGGTCTTCGCGCCGTTCCAGAGCGAGCGGATCACCAACGTCCCGGCGCCGGACCCCGCGCTGGTGGGCAGCCCGGTGGTGGAGCAGGCCCGGGACAGCATCGTCAAGGTCGTCGGCACGGCCCAGTCCTGCGGCAAGGTGCTGGAGGGCACCGGCTTCGTCTTCGCGCCGCAGCGCGTGATGACCAACGCCCACGTCGTCGGCGGGGTCGACGAGCCCACCGTGCAGATCGGCGGCGAGGGCCGGCTCTACGACGGCGAGGTCGTGCTCTACGACTGGGAGCGGGACATCGCCGTGCTGGAGATCCCCGAACTGGACGCCCCCGCCCTGCCGTTCGACCAGGAGGACGCGGGCCGCGGCGACGACGCCATCGTCGCCGGCTTCCCGGAGAACGGCGGCTTCGACGTACGGGCGGCGCGCGTGCGCGACCGCATCACGGCCAACGGCCCGGACATCTACCGCCGCGGCACGGTCAACCGCGACGTCTACTCGCTCTTCACCCTCGTCCGCCAGGGCAACTCCGGCGGCCCGCTGCTCAACCCCGAGGGCGCCGTCGTGGGCGTCATCTTCGCCAGGTCCATGGACGACCAGGACACCGGCTACGCGCTGACCGTCGACGAGGTGCGCGACGACATCGAGCGCGGGCGCACGGCGACGCGGCGCGTGGACAGCGACAGTTGCGCCATGTGA
- a CDS encoding MFS transporter gives MSRTRAEAGGDPGDADASDAEASQAERAHRHRWLILGVLGLAQLMVVLDVTIVNIALPSAQDDLGFDNGDRQWVVTAYSLAFGSLLLLGGRIADLVGRKVTFLVGLVGFATASAVAGASVNFEMLVVARAFQGATGALLAPSALSLLTTTFTDKDERAKAFSVYGAVSGAGGAIGLLLGGLLTEYLDWRWTLYVNVLLAVVAFGFAFVLLIRTARDRSVTLDVPGTALVTAGLFCVVYGFSNAEHQDWGALATWVLLIVGGLLLVAFVRWQERSPHPLLPLRILADRNRGASYLGMLIAAAGMFGVFLFLTYYLQTGIGYTPIESGVAFLPMVGALVFAATLATNVLLPRFGPRLVLPAGMAAATAGLAWMTSLDFNSSYAAHILPMTFVAGLGLGLIVATAMSLGTLGVSVHDAGVASATVNAMQQVGGSIGIALLNTISASAATDYVSGRNPRDPAVRAQAALESYHTAFWWSAGFFAVGAVVTVLLYRSGVPEELKGGAPTIQT, from the coding sequence ATGTCCCGTACCCGTGCCGAAGCCGGCGGCGACCCCGGCGACGCCGACGCGTCCGACGCCGAGGCGTCCCAGGCCGAGCGCGCCCACCGCCACCGCTGGCTGATCCTCGGCGTCCTCGGCCTCGCCCAGTTGATGGTCGTCCTCGACGTGACCATCGTGAACATCGCCCTGCCGTCCGCCCAGGACGACCTCGGCTTCGACAACGGCGACCGGCAGTGGGTCGTCACGGCGTACTCGCTGGCCTTCGGCAGCCTCCTGCTCCTCGGCGGCCGGATCGCCGACCTCGTCGGCCGCAAGGTCACCTTCCTCGTCGGCCTCGTCGGCTTCGCCACCGCGTCGGCCGTGGCCGGCGCCTCCGTGAACTTCGAGATGCTCGTCGTCGCCCGCGCCTTCCAGGGCGCCACCGGCGCGCTTCTCGCCCCGTCGGCGCTGTCGCTGCTGACGACGACGTTCACCGACAAGGACGAGCGGGCGAAGGCGTTCAGCGTCTACGGCGCCGTGTCCGGCGCGGGCGGCGCCATCGGCCTGCTCCTGGGCGGCCTGCTCACCGAGTACCTGGACTGGCGCTGGACGCTGTACGTGAACGTGCTCCTCGCCGTCGTCGCCTTCGGCTTCGCCTTCGTGCTGCTGATCCGTACCGCACGGGACCGGAGCGTCACGCTCGACGTGCCGGGCACGGCCCTGGTCACCGCCGGGCTGTTCTGCGTCGTCTACGGCTTCTCCAACGCCGAGCACCAGGACTGGGGCGCGCTGGCCACCTGGGTGCTGCTGATCGTCGGTGGCCTGCTGCTCGTGGCGTTCGTCCGGTGGCAGGAGCGCAGCCCGCACCCGTTGCTGCCGTTGCGCATCCTCGCCGACCGCAACCGCGGCGCGTCCTACCTCGGCATGCTGATCGCCGCCGCCGGCATGTTCGGCGTCTTTCTGTTCCTCACGTACTACCTGCAGACCGGTATCGGCTACACGCCGATCGAATCCGGTGTGGCCTTTCTGCCGATGGTCGGCGCCCTGGTGTTCGCCGCAACGCTCGCCACCAACGTCCTCCTGCCGCGCTTCGGGCCGCGGCTGGTGCTGCCGGCGGGCATGGCGGCCGCGACCGCCGGGCTGGCGTGGATGACGAGCCTGGACTTCAACAGCTCGTACGCCGCGCACATCCTGCCGATGACCTTCGTGGCCGGCCTCGGCCTCGGTCTGATCGTGGCGACGGCGATGAGCCTGGGCACGCTGGGCGTCTCCGTGCACGACGCGGGCGTGGCCTCCGCGACGGTCAACGCCATGCAGCAGGTGGGCGGCTCCATCGGCATCGCGTTGCTCAATACCATCTCCGCGAGCGCCGCCACCGACTACGTCTCCGGGCGCAACCCCAGGGACCCGGCCGTGCGGGCGCAGGCGGCGCTGGAGAGCTACCACACCGCGTTCTGGTGGTCGGCGGGCTTCTTCGCCGTCGGCGCCGTGGTGACCGTCCTCCTGTACCGGTCCGGCGTGCCCGAGGAACTGAAGGGCGGAGCGCCCACGATCCAGACGTGA
- a CDS encoding family 2 encapsulin nanocompartment cargo protein terpene cyclase: MTGAPAEALRALLPLAPTGLGTAAARPLSGCVPQAAPPREAEPPAHTNAGPQPGSGSGPEADAPAGPESGTAPPPDGGTERGGLRIPPLYCPDAVRNDPALGEEVNERLVEWAEEIGIFTGRIERLRSHQFGRLFMLAHPDCDDADRLLAAAKCGLAEWSVDDHWVDEGEDADPALLGERMALAHAVIDPVRLPARYMPQFEETVQREPVLRAFRSALAHLSRYAGPTQVARLRHELAVMFVGYGQEAEWRASERTPAVWEYLLHRYENAFFPCMVLVDPVGGYELPPDEFADARVRRTYLYAGTASVLLNDLYSMGKEDPTDTNLPNLIAAEEGCTLQEAVDRTALIHDELMHTYEAEAAALTAAGSPQLGRFLAGVWAWMGGCKEWHATSARYQTA, from the coding sequence ATGACCGGAGCACCCGCCGAAGCACTCCGCGCCCTCCTCCCCCTCGCCCCCACCGGGCTGGGCACCGCCGCCGCGCGCCCGCTGTCCGGGTGCGTACCGCAGGCCGCCCCGCCCCGCGAGGCGGAGCCCCCCGCCCATACGAATGCCGGTCCGCAGCCGGGATCCGGCTCAGGGCCCGAAGCCGACGCCCCCGCCGGGCCCGAGTCCGGCACCGCGCCCCCGCCCGACGGCGGCACCGAGCGGGGCGGCCTGCGGATCCCGCCGCTGTACTGCCCGGACGCCGTTCGCAACGACCCCGCGCTCGGCGAGGAGGTCAACGAGCGCCTGGTCGAGTGGGCCGAGGAGATCGGCATCTTCACCGGCCGCATCGAGCGTCTGCGCTCCCACCAGTTCGGCCGCCTCTTCATGCTCGCCCACCCCGACTGCGACGACGCGGACCGGCTGCTGGCCGCCGCCAAGTGCGGCCTGGCCGAGTGGTCCGTCGACGACCACTGGGTGGACGAGGGCGAGGACGCGGATCCCGCCCTGCTCGGCGAGCGGATGGCGCTGGCGCACGCGGTCATCGACCCCGTGCGGCTCCCCGCGCGCTACATGCCGCAGTTCGAGGAGACCGTCCAGCGCGAGCCGGTGCTGCGCGCGTTCCGCTCCGCCCTCGCGCACCTCTCGCGGTACGCGGGCCCCACGCAGGTCGCCCGGTTGCGGCATGAGCTGGCCGTCATGTTCGTCGGGTACGGCCAGGAGGCCGAGTGGCGCGCCTCGGAGCGCACCCCCGCGGTGTGGGAGTACCTGCTGCACCGCTACGAGAACGCGTTCTTCCCCTGCATGGTCCTCGTGGACCCCGTCGGCGGGTACGAGCTGCCGCCCGACGAGTTCGCCGACGCCCGGGTCCGCCGCACCTACCTCTACGCGGGCACCGCCAGCGTGCTCCTCAACGATCTGTACTCGATGGGAAAGGAAGACCCCACGGACACCAACCTGCCCAACCTGATCGCCGCCGAGGAAGGCTGCACCCTCCAGGAGGCCGTGGACCGGACGGCCCTCATCCACGACGAGCTGATGCACACCTACGAGGCGGAGGCCGCGGCCCTCACCGCCGCCGGCTCCCCGCAGCTCGGCCGCTTCCTGGCCGGGGTGTGGGCCTGGATGGGCGGCTGCAAGGAGTGGCACGCCACGAGCGCGCGCTACCAGACCGCCTGA
- a CDS encoding zinc-binding dehydrogenase gives MVAVRAIEVREFGGPEVLVPAEVPEPVAGAGQVVVGLEMADVIYLDTLLRAGWGGEIFPVRPPYVPGGGGAGTVLAVGEGVDAAWVGRRVVAPASAGYAEQVVAEVAEIAAVPDALGTAEAAALLHDGTTAVLLARAGQARAGETVLVAAAAGGAGSLVLQLARDAGARVVAAARGERKLALARELGAAHAVDYSEDGWQDRVREAAGGDGVDLAFDGAGGELGREVFRTVARGGRFATYGTSDGGFAEIDPRAAAERGVRVTDLLAGGPPPASVARAALVEALDLAAAGRIRPVIGATYPLARAVDAHDSLARRATVGKSLLVV, from the coding sequence GTGGTCGCGGTGCGTGCGATCGAGGTACGGGAGTTCGGCGGGCCCGAGGTGCTGGTGCCGGCGGAGGTGCCGGAGCCGGTGGCCGGGGCGGGGCAGGTCGTGGTGGGGCTGGAGATGGCGGACGTCATCTACCTGGACACCCTGCTGCGCGCCGGCTGGGGCGGCGAGATCTTTCCGGTGCGGCCGCCGTACGTGCCGGGCGGCGGCGGCGCCGGGACCGTGCTGGCCGTCGGCGAGGGCGTCGACGCGGCGTGGGTCGGGCGGCGCGTGGTCGCCCCGGCCTCCGCCGGGTACGCGGAGCAGGTCGTCGCCGAGGTGGCGGAGATCGCCGCCGTCCCCGACGCGCTCGGCACGGCCGAGGCGGCGGCCCTGCTGCACGACGGCACCACCGCGGTACTCCTCGCCCGCGCGGGGCAGGCGCGCGCGGGCGAGACGGTGCTCGTGGCGGCGGCGGCCGGCGGGGCGGGGTCGCTGGTGCTGCAACTGGCGCGCGACGCGGGGGCGCGCGTCGTCGCGGCGGCGCGCGGTGAGCGCAAGCTCGCCCTCGCACGTGAGCTGGGCGCGGCGCACGCCGTCGACTACTCAGAGGACGGCTGGCAGGACCGGGTCCGCGAGGCCGCCGGCGGGGACGGCGTCGACCTGGCCTTCGACGGCGCCGGGGGCGAGCTGGGCCGGGAGGTGTTCCGGACCGTGGCGCGGGGCGGCAGGTTCGCGACGTACGGGACGTCCGACGGCGGCTTCGCCGAGATCGACCCGCGCGCGGCCGCGGAGCGGGGGGTACGGGTGACCGACCTCCTGGCGGGCGGCCCGCCCCCCGCGTCCGTCGCGCGGGCCGCGCTCGTCGAGGCCCTGGACCTCGCCGCCGCGGGCCGCATCAGGCCGGTGATCGGCGCGACGTACCCGCTGGCGCGCGCCGTGGACGCGCACGACTCGCTCGCCCGGCGCGCGACCGTGGGCAAGTCGCTGCTCGTCGTGTGA
- a CDS encoding TetR/AcrR family transcriptional regulator: protein MSGSPVGPLPGQPAGARIRRPRMTPERERELLEAVLGVLRESGYEALSMDLVAARARCSKATLYRQWHSKAEMVVAAMIANRPVDPGAVDTGSLRGDLISLVGELSTTAEKDTALIAAIHHAALTDGDLAATLHTSLADYEFTHLTGLLDRAVERGELQRRPGAAEFLPQLLFGAVVTRPLIDGAFADSTYLARFVDLVVLPALRHS, encoded by the coding sequence ATGTCCGGCAGCCCCGTCGGCCCACTCCCCGGCCAGCCCGCCGGCGCCCGGATCCGCCGCCCCCGGATGACGCCCGAGCGCGAGCGCGAGCTGCTGGAGGCCGTGCTGGGCGTGCTGCGCGAGTCGGGGTATGAGGCGCTGTCGATGGACCTCGTCGCGGCCCGCGCGCGCTGCAGCAAGGCGACGCTGTACCGGCAGTGGCACAGCAAGGCGGAGATGGTCGTGGCCGCGATGATCGCGAACCGGCCCGTGGACCCGGGCGCCGTCGACACCGGCTCGCTGCGCGGCGATCTGATCAGCCTCGTCGGGGAGTTGTCCACCACGGCGGAGAAGGACACCGCGCTGATCGCCGCGATACACCACGCCGCGCTCACCGACGGCGACCTGGCCGCGACGCTGCACACGTCGCTCGCGGACTACGAGTTCACGCATCTGACCGGGCTGCTCGACCGGGCGGTGGAGCGCGGCGAGCTGCAACGGCGGCCGGGCGCGGCCGAGTTCCTGCCGCAGTTGCTGTTCGGCGCGGTCGTCACCCGTCCTCTGATAGACGGGGCGTTCGCCGACTCCACGTATCTCGCCCGGTTCGTCGACCTGGTGGTGCTGCCGGCACTGCGCCACTCCTGA
- a CDS encoding flotillin family protein produces MFGYRVPAPDQAMLVSGGRRRRDGAPFRVVVGHGRFVLPIFRKTRFLSLAMHESEVAEYCVTRQGIPLTVRSVIAFKVGNDIESIVNAGQRFLSEQKEMSVLTGRIFAGHLRAIIGSMTVEEIVTERQKLASEVVETSKSEMGRIGLIVDSFQIQSIDDGDTGYIKAMSAPHQAAIQREAKIAEARAAQKASEAEQESARKQAEYARQTAMVRAQYQAEVSRVEAEAAQAGPLAHAHAQQDVLAAQTELAERAARLRQQELQAEVVKPAEAEAERVRVLALAEAERMKIQAEAASSYDRVALDQKLIDQLPNIVERAAAGLKGANINVLNGADGLGQLTAGLVGQGLTILDSVRNTMPQPRSPEDERLDHEGTSVRTS; encoded by the coding sequence ATGTTCGGCTATCGCGTTCCGGCCCCCGACCAGGCCATGCTCGTGTCGGGCGGCAGGCGCCGGCGGGACGGGGCACCGTTCCGCGTCGTCGTCGGGCACGGCAGGTTCGTGTTACCGATCTTCCGCAAGACCCGCTTCCTGTCGCTGGCGATGCACGAGTCGGAGGTCGCCGAGTACTGCGTGACCAGGCAGGGCATCCCGCTGACCGTACGGTCGGTGATCGCCTTCAAGGTCGGCAACGACATCGAGAGCATCGTCAACGCGGGGCAGCGCTTCCTCTCCGAGCAGAAGGAGATGTCGGTGCTGACCGGGCGGATCTTCGCCGGCCACCTGCGGGCCATCATCGGTTCGATGACGGTCGAGGAGATCGTCACGGAGCGGCAGAAGCTCGCCTCCGAGGTGGTGGAGACCTCCAAGAGCGAGATGGGCAGGATCGGCCTGATCGTCGACTCGTTCCAGATCCAGTCGATCGACGACGGTGACACCGGCTACATCAAGGCGATGTCGGCTCCCCACCAGGCGGCCATCCAGCGCGAGGCGAAGATCGCCGAGGCGCGGGCGGCGCAGAAGGCGTCCGAGGCGGAGCAGGAGTCCGCGCGGAAGCAGGCCGAGTACGCCCGGCAGACCGCCATGGTGCGGGCGCAGTACCAGGCGGAGGTCAGCCGGGTCGAGGCGGAGGCGGCGCAGGCCGGGCCGCTGGCGCACGCGCACGCGCAGCAGGACGTCCTCGCGGCGCAGACCGAGCTGGCCGAGCGCGCGGCCCGGCTCCGCCAGCAGGAACTGCAGGCGGAGGTGGTCAAGCCGGCCGAGGCGGAGGCCGAGCGGGTCCGGGTGCTGGCGCTCGCCGAGGCGGAACGGATGAAGATCCAGGCCGAGGCGGCGTCCTCGTACGACAGGGTGGCGCTGGACCAGAAGCTGATCGACCAGCTCCCGAACATCGTCGAGCGGGCCGCGGCCGGCCTGAAGGGCGCGAACATCAACGTGCTGAACGGGGCCGACGGCCTCGGTCAGCTCACGGCGGGGCTGGTGGGCCAGGGACTGACCATCCTGGACTCCGTCAGGAACACCATGCCCCAGCCCAGATCCCCGGAAGACGAACGGCTGGACCACGAGGGCACGTCCGTCCGGACGTCCTGA
- the nth gene encoding endonuclease III, whose protein sequence is MAKSGEAAPAAGGRAVVRKAKPAPTRTGLVRQARRIYRELAEVYPYAHPELDFENPYQLLIATVLSAQTTDLRVNQTTPALFAKYPTPEDLAAANPEEVEQLIRPTGFFRAKTKSIMGLSQALRDDFGGEVPGNLKDLVKLPGVGRKTAFVVLGNAFGVPGITVDTHFARLVRRWKWTEQTDPDKIEQEVGSLFPKKDWTMLSHYVIFHGRRICHARKPACGACPIAPLCPAYGEGETDPEKARKLLKYEKGGMHGQRLKPPPDYPGKPAPPLGAA, encoded by the coding sequence ATGGCGAAGAGTGGCGAGGCAGCGCCCGCGGCCGGGGGCCGCGCGGTGGTGCGCAAGGCGAAACCGGCGCCGACACGGACGGGGCTGGTGCGGCAGGCCCGGCGGATCTACCGCGAGCTGGCCGAGGTGTATCCGTACGCGCATCCGGAGCTGGACTTCGAGAACCCGTATCAGTTGCTCATCGCCACGGTGCTCTCCGCGCAGACCACTGACCTGCGGGTGAACCAGACGACCCCAGCGCTCTTCGCGAAGTACCCGACGCCCGAGGACCTGGCCGCGGCCAATCCGGAGGAGGTCGAGCAGCTCATCCGGCCCACCGGGTTCTTCCGCGCCAAGACCAAGTCGATCATGGGCCTTTCGCAGGCCCTGCGGGACGACTTCGGCGGCGAGGTCCCGGGGAATCTGAAGGACCTGGTCAAGCTGCCGGGCGTGGGCCGCAAGACGGCGTTCGTCGTGCTGGGCAACGCCTTCGGGGTCCCCGGCATCACGGTCGACACGCACTTCGCCCGGCTCGTGCGGCGCTGGAAGTGGACCGAGCAGACCGACCCCGACAAGATCGAGCAGGAGGTCGGGTCCCTCTTTCCGAAGAAGGACTGGACGATGCTCTCGCACTACGTGATATTCCACGGCCGGCGCATCTGCCACGCCCGCAAGCCCGCCTGCGGCGCCTGCCCCATCGCCCCGCTCTGCCCGGCGTACGGCGAGGGGGAGACGGACCCGGAGAAGGCGCGCAAGCTGCTGAAGTACGAGAAGGGCGGCATGCACGGCCAGCGCCTCAAGCCCCCGCCGGACTACCCCGGGAAGCCCGCGCCGCCGCTGGGAGCCGCATGA
- a CDS encoding alpha/beta hydrolase: MTAPSPVDPAVHLEGPWVHREVAANGARFHIAEMGEGPLVLLLHGFPQFWWTWRHQLPALAEAGYRAVAMDLRGVGGSDRTPRGYDPANLALDVTGVIRSLGEPDAALVGHDLGGYLAWTAAVMRPKLIRRLTVSSMPHPRRWRSAMLTDPRQSAAGSFVWSAQRPWLPERQLVADDAALVGRLIRTWSGPRQPDDKALEVYRRAMTVPSTAHCSVEPYRWLVRSLGRPDGIQFYRRMKLPVRVPVLHLHGSLDPVMRTRSAAGSVAYVEAPYRWRLFDGLGHFPHEEDPVAFTTELVSWLRDPEPDR; encoded by the coding sequence ATGACGGCACCGTCGCCAGTCGATCCGGCAGTCCACCTCGAGGGTCCCTGGGTCCACAGGGAGGTCGCGGCGAACGGCGCCCGCTTCCACATCGCGGAGATGGGCGAAGGACCGCTGGTGCTGCTGCTGCACGGGTTTCCGCAGTTCTGGTGGACCTGGCGGCATCAACTGCCGGCGCTCGCCGAGGCCGGGTACCGCGCGGTGGCCATGGACCTGCGCGGCGTCGGCGGCAGCGACCGTACGCCCCGGGGCTACGACCCCGCGAACCTCGCCCTCGACGTCACGGGGGTGATCCGCTCCCTCGGCGAGCCGGACGCCGCGCTCGTCGGCCACGACCTCGGCGGCTATCTCGCCTGGACCGCGGCCGTGATGCGGCCCAAGCTGATCCGCCGGCTGACCGTCTCCTCGATGCCGCACCCGCGCCGCTGGCGCTCCGCGATGCTCACCGACCCGCGGCAGAGCGCCGCGGGCTCCTTCGTCTGGAGCGCCCAGCGCCCCTGGCTGCCCGAACGGCAACTCGTCGCCGACGACGCCGCGTTGGTCGGCCGGCTGATCCGCACGTGGTCCGGGCCGCGGCAGCCGGACGACAAGGCGCTGGAGGTCTACCGGCGGGCGATGACCGTGCCCTCGACGGCGCACTGCTCGGTGGAGCCGTACCGCTGGCTCGTACGGTCGCTGGGGCGGCCGGACGGCATACAGTTCTACCGCCGGATGAAGCTGCCGGTGCGGGTGCCGGTGCTGCATCTGCACGGGTCCCTCGATCCGGTGATGCGCACGCGGAGTGCGGCCGGGTCGGTGGCGTATGTGGAAGCGCCGTACCGGTGGCGGCTTTTCGACGGTCTCGGGCACTTCCCGCACGAGGAGGACCCGGTCGCGTTCACCACCGAACTCGTCAGTTGGCTGCGGGATCCCGAGCCCGACCGCTGA
- a CDS encoding geranyl diphosphate 2-C-methyltransferase, with protein MAAAADTKVLTSPYQHSIADYWNREKDPVNLRLGDVSGTYHHHYGIGEVDQSVLAGPEETRDARIIAEMHRLETAQATLLLDHLGDPGPAARLLDAGSGRGGTSFMAHERFGCRVDGISISQSQVAFANDQVQRRGIGSAVRFHLKNMLDTGFETGAFRGIWNNESTMYVELAQLFEEHARLLTRGGRYVTITGCYNDAYGLPSRAVSQINAHYICNVHPRSTYFRELVAHRLVPAAVIDLTEATIPYWELRTKSSVATGIEDVFLTAYRSGSFQYLLIAADRV; from the coding sequence ATGGCGGCAGCCGCCGACACGAAGGTCCTCACCAGCCCGTACCAGCACTCCATCGCCGACTACTGGAACCGCGAGAAGGACCCGGTCAACCTCAGGCTCGGCGACGTCAGCGGGACGTACCACCACCACTACGGCATCGGCGAGGTCGACCAGTCCGTGCTGGCGGGCCCGGAGGAGACCAGGGACGCGCGGATCATCGCGGAGATGCACCGTCTGGAGACCGCGCAGGCCACCCTCCTGCTGGACCACCTCGGCGACCCGGGCCCCGCCGCCCGGCTGCTGGACGCCGGCTCCGGCCGCGGCGGCACGAGTTTCATGGCGCACGAACGATTCGGCTGCCGCGTCGACGGTATCTCGATCTCCCAGTCCCAGGTCGCCTTCGCCAACGACCAGGTGCAGCGCCGCGGCATCGGGAGCGCGGTGCGCTTCCACCTGAAGAACATGCTCGACACCGGCTTCGAGACGGGCGCGTTCCGCGGGATCTGGAACAACGAGAGCACGATGTACGTGGAGCTGGCCCAGCTCTTCGAGGAGCACGCGCGGCTCCTCACCCGCGGCGGCCGGTACGTGACCATCACCGGCTGCTACAACGACGCCTACGGGCTGCCGTCCCGCGCGGTCAGCCAGATCAACGCGCACTACATCTGCAACGTGCACCCGCGGTCGACGTACTTCAGGGAACTGGTGGCGCACCGGCTGGTGCCCGCGGCGGTCATCGACCTGACCGAGGCCACGATCCCGTACTGGGAGCTGCGGACGAAGTCCTCGGTGGCCACGGGGATCGAGGACGTGTTCCTCACGGCGTACCGCAGCGGGAGCTTCCAGTACCTGCTGATCGCCGCGGATCGGGTCTGA
- a CDS encoding CoA pyrophosphatase, with protein MSRTPVSPTPPSRTPPSPTPPSRTPQSRTPVAVSDAGLPGWLGPVADAARTVRPEELSSFLPPDGDGGRPAAVLVLFGDGDDGPELLLTERASSLRSHAGQPSFPGGSLDPEDGDPAGEGPLRAALREAQEETGLDPAGVQVFSVLPRLYIPVSGFVVSPVLGWWREPSPVRVVDPAETARVFSVTVADLTDPANRAMAVHPRGHLGPAFLVRSTLVWGFTAGVIDRILHLAGWERPWDRDRRVPLDWRT; from the coding sequence GTGTCCCGTACGCCGGTGTCCCCCACACCCCCGTCCCGTACGCCCCCGTCCCCTACCCCGCCGTCCCGCACGCCCCAGTCCCGTACACCCGTCGCCGTCAGCGACGCCGGGCTGCCCGGCTGGCTGGGGCCGGTCGCCGACGCGGCCCGCACCGTACGGCCGGAAGAGCTGAGCAGCTTCCTCCCGCCCGACGGCGACGGCGGCCGGCCCGCGGCCGTGCTCGTCCTCTTCGGCGACGGCGACGACGGCCCCGAGCTGCTGCTCACCGAGCGCGCCAGCTCGCTGCGCTCGCACGCCGGCCAACCCTCCTTCCCCGGCGGCTCCCTGGACCCGGAGGACGGCGATCCCGCCGGCGAAGGGCCGCTGCGCGCCGCGCTGCGCGAGGCGCAGGAGGAGACGGGGCTCGACCCCGCGGGCGTGCAGGTGTTCTCCGTGCTGCCCCGGCTGTACATCCCGGTCAGCGGCTTCGTCGTCTCCCCCGTGCTCGGCTGGTGGCGCGAGCCCAGCCCCGTCCGCGTCGTCGATCCGGCCGAGACGGCACGGGTGTTCAGCGTCACCGTGGCGGATCTCACCGACCCGGCGAACCGCGCCATGGCCGTCCATCCGCGCGGCCACCTCGGCCCCGCGTTCCTCGTCCGCTCCACGCTGGTCTGGGGTTTCACCGCCGGCGTGATCGACCGCATCCTGCACCTGGCCGGCTGGGAGCGCCCGTGGGATCGTGACCGCCGGGTGCCGCTGGACTGGCGCACATGA
- a CDS encoding phage holin family protein: protein MSAAGDGAAGNRTAADASGTAKVSTAKSGTTKSVTVTDLDADVHLDGQQSLGQLVSTATTGLSALLHDEIALLKAETREDIKRAGAGGTALGAAAVLVLFGIPMLGFAAAYGLHALGLALGWSFLIVFGAHLVLGALAALWGIAKMRQMRKPERAMNSTKETASVLSDSLRGRSHPADRRKPAVDVARSES, encoded by the coding sequence ATGAGCGCAGCCGGTGACGGTGCGGCAGGAAACCGGACGGCCGCGGACGCGAGCGGCACGGCGAAGGTCAGCACGGCGAAGAGCGGCACCACGAAGAGCGTCACGGTCACCGACCTCGACGCCGACGTCCACCTCGACGGCCAGCAGAGCCTCGGGCAGCTCGTCTCGACCGCCACCACCGGGCTGAGCGCGCTGCTCCACGACGAGATCGCCCTGCTCAAGGCCGAGACCCGGGAGGACATCAAGCGCGCCGGTGCTGGCGGCACCGCCCTCGGCGCCGCCGCCGTCCTCGTCCTCTTCGGCATCCCGATGCTCGGCTTCGCCGCCGCGTACGGGCTGCACGCGCTGGGGCTGGCCCTCGGCTGGTCGTTCCTCATCGTCTTCGGCGCCCACCTGGTCCTCGGCGCGCTCGCCGCCCTCTGGGGCATCGCCAAGATGCGCCAGATGCGCAAGCCCGAGCGCGCGATGAACTCCACCAAGGAGACGGCCAGCGTCCTGTCCGACTCGCTGCGCGGCAGAAGTCATCCGGCGGACCGACGCAAGCCGGCCGTGGACGTGGCACGCTCGGAGTCATGA